Proteins encoded together in one Chryseobacterium taklimakanense window:
- a CDS encoding DUF4280 domain-containing protein — MMGKSCLTEISQLMCATGGKITVIQHGQTSELSKQNIKNADPREMHVNNPIVNFEEFQDSFNDDDEYE, encoded by the coding sequence GTGATGGGCAAAAGTTGTCTCACAGAAATTTCTCAATTGATGTGTGCAACAGGAGGAAAAATAACCGTAATACAACACGGACAAACTTCTGAGTTATCCAAGCAAAACATAAAAAATGCAGACCCGAGAGAAATGCATGTTAACAATCCGATTGTGAATTTTGAAGAGTTTCAAGACAGTTTTAACGATGATGATGAATACGAATAA
- a CDS encoding N-acetylmuramoyl-L-alanine amidase, translating into MAKGVKSITGNASPEVGEKNFYEVSSFYQGTVIKNEKEIKWKLYTQQSSGNWRELRGPQKTGKKVPFSFPEKWLGKKLLIEAFVYNPEVKSPPGLIVAPKTAKIPRINKVELFYVDDKKGSVFSFMEKLRARAYCVNMFLKELTFTLWEDDAKGGGHNTNNKPIRTLKARVDKNGVAVVEFPLSEAYMKKAMEGEVDVKQLEFYVTVEYYKNKKHATKNVDVDNPNPKVPINPPKKTEPKQPPKAKGSPAESKPKSKKEEKGILDKIEEKWDELWDWWETPGTIKKEQLPTQQKPEGRSPAVVQEQPKEKKEEKECTCFCDRDISATELKEMVVAMRKATNDDAGENFYKWNKDNLFTIGHEKFSEKTYEKFAEVLNKTFKNYEITTCIRKIHFLAQCYHETGAFMRSVEGNERESLWYDPYRGRGFIHLTLKGNYIKFQENSGFNVVPNPKLVSTNIEIAAMSSGWYWKFNDKGNINPFADKDSIFDTSRLVNKPNAKSSSSIRGYNQRVNAVNALKNKFEYPQNCCSLSKKEKPKENTTCPSELSSCICSETYPVESGFINHARVIKNHVSVIEHDNFSDAKTSVQKIILHRTAGGTTEACIRAFKSGRKNKSGGIDHYGTHFIVGKDGIITQTANLNKKTWHCKGWNSKSVGIEVVGYAIDKNGKPTLGLKGQNPVAGWENLTDIQAKSVACLVKALLNYYDLDKTNIDCHEHLAAKEEGEGQIVYNAIKDYL; encoded by the coding sequence ATGGCTAAAGGAGTAAAATCGATAACAGGAAATGCATCACCAGAAGTTGGTGAAAAGAATTTCTATGAAGTTTCTTCATTTTATCAGGGGACTGTGATAAAAAATGAAAAAGAAATAAAATGGAAACTATATACCCAACAAAGCTCAGGAAATTGGAGGGAATTAAGAGGACCTCAAAAAACAGGAAAAAAAGTACCCTTTTCTTTTCCTGAAAAATGGTTAGGAAAAAAACTTTTAATAGAAGCTTTTGTATATAATCCCGAAGTAAAATCTCCACCTGGATTAATTGTTGCCCCGAAAACTGCAAAAATCCCGAGAATAAACAAAGTAGAACTTTTTTATGTGGATGATAAAAAAGGAAGTGTTTTCAGTTTTATGGAAAAACTGAGAGCAAGAGCTTATTGCGTAAATATGTTTTTAAAAGAGTTAACCTTCACACTTTGGGAGGATGATGCAAAAGGAGGCGGACACAACACAAATAATAAACCCATCCGAACTTTAAAGGCAAGAGTGGATAAAAACGGAGTTGCAGTTGTGGAGTTCCCACTTTCCGAAGCCTATATGAAAAAAGCAATGGAGGGAGAAGTGGATGTAAAACAATTAGAGTTTTATGTAACGGTGGAATATTACAAAAACAAGAAACATGCAACGAAAAATGTGGATGTAGATAATCCCAATCCTAAAGTACCCATTAATCCACCGAAGAAAACAGAACCAAAACAACCACCAAAAGCAAAAGGTTCTCCTGCGGAAAGCAAACCCAAATCCAAAAAAGAGGAAAAAGGAATCTTGGATAAAATCGAAGAAAAATGGGACGAACTTTGGGATTGGTGGGAAACGCCGGGAACAATTAAAAAAGAACAACTTCCAACACAACAAAAACCTGAAGGTAGGTCGCCTGCGGTTGTGCAGGAGCAGCCAAAAGAAAAAAAAGAAGAAAAAGAATGTACTTGTTTCTGTGATAGAGATATTTCTGCAACAGAATTAAAAGAGATGGTTGTTGCAATGAGAAAAGCGACTAATGATGATGCAGGAGAAAATTTTTATAAATGGAACAAGGATAATTTGTTTACTATTGGACATGAAAAATTTAGTGAGAAAACATACGAAAAATTTGCAGAGGTTTTAAATAAAACATTTAAAAATTACGAAATAACTACTTGTATAAGGAAAATACATTTTTTGGCTCAGTGTTATCATGAAACAGGAGCTTTTATGCGTAGTGTTGAGGGTAATGAAAGAGAGTCTCTTTGGTATGACCCTTATAGAGGAAGGGGCTTTATTCACTTAACATTAAAAGGAAACTACATCAAATTTCAAGAAAATTCAGGATTTAATGTTGTTCCAAATCCTAAATTAGTTTCAACAAATATTGAAATTGCTGCAATGTCAAGTGGATGGTATTGGAAGTTCAATGATAAAGGAAATATAAATCCATTTGCTGATAAGGATAGTATTTTTGATACCTCAAGATTGGTAAATAAACCAAATGCAAAAAGTTCATCATCTATAAGAGGTTATAATCAAAGAGTAAATGCAGTAAATGCTCTGAAAAACAAGTTTGAATATCCTCAAAATTGTTGTAGTCTTAGTAAAAAGGAAAAACCAAAAGAAAATACAACTTGTCCAAGTGAACTGAGTTCTTGTATTTGTTCAGAAACATACCCTGTTGAAAGTGGATTTATTAATCATGCGAGAGTTATCAAAAATCATGTAAGTGTGATTGAACATGATAATTTTTCCGATGCAAAAACAAGTGTCCAAAAAATTATTTTACACCGTACAGCAGGAGGGACAACCGAAGCTTGTATTAGAGCATTTAAAAGTGGAAGAAAAAACAAAAGTGGAGGAATTGATCACTACGGCACACATTTTATTGTAGGCAAAGATGGAATTATTACACAAACAGCAAATTTAAATAAAAAAACATGGCATTGTAAAGGTTGGAATTCAAAATCTGTTGGTATTGAAGTTGTTGGTTATGCAATTGATAAAAATGGAAAACCTACTTTAGGTTTGAAAGGACAAAATCCAGTAGCAGGTTGGGAAAACCTTACTGATATACAAGCAAAATCAGTAGCATGTTTAGTAAAGGCACTTTTAAATTATTACGACCTTGACAAAACAAATATTGACTGTCACGAACATTTAGCCGCAAAAGAAGAAGGAGAAGGGCAAATAGTTTATAACGCAATTAAAGATTATTTATAA